One window from the genome of Hyalangium ruber encodes:
- a CDS encoding carbonic anhydrase produces MPKSFIAKVPYDASHPPVLAVYCSDGRFTDAVEELAQHLGHERIDTLTLPGGPGLLNRWSADYLESDVVSRAAHFLIKGHDIAEVLLLAHEGCGYYKARHGALGAEFIAEQQLKDLQEAAAELVKAYPGLTVHTYRVRPEGEKIHFEPISST; encoded by the coding sequence ATGCCCAAGTCCTTCATCGCCAAGGTCCCCTACGACGCCAGCCATCCCCCGGTGCTCGCCGTGTACTGCTCGGACGGGCGCTTCACGGACGCGGTGGAGGAGCTGGCGCAGCACCTGGGGCACGAGCGCATCGACACGCTCACCCTGCCGGGGGGGCCAGGGCTGCTCAACCGCTGGTCCGCCGACTACCTGGAGAGCGATGTCGTCTCCCGCGCGGCCCACTTCCTCATCAAGGGCCACGACATCGCGGAGGTGCTGCTGCTGGCCCACGAGGGCTGCGGTTACTACAAGGCCCGCCACGGCGCGCTGGGCGCGGAGTTCATCGCCGAGCAGCAGCTCAAGGACCTCCAGGAGGCCGCCGCGGAGCTCGTGAAGGCGTACCCGGGCCTTACCGTCCACACCTATAGGGTCCGCCCCGAGGGCGAGAAGATCCACTTCGAGCCCATCTCCTCCACGTAG
- a CDS encoding type I restriction-modification system subunit M, whose product MANRGERSFEDTLWEAADKLRNNLDAAEYKHVVLGLVFLKSIGEAFDADQVPQEARWRELAQGARQPDIGARVDAAMAALERHHSNLQGALPQGYARPTLEPRTLGALVELVDTIGLGDSESRGKDILGRVYEFFLSRFARAEGKNGGQFYTPKSVVKLLVELLAPYQGRVYDPCCGSGGMFVQSERFLEEHGGKRGDISVYGQESNPTTWRLARMNLTHRGLEHDLGPKPADSLHEDLHPELKADYILANPPFNVSDWGGERLREDARWAYGVPPVGNANFAWVQHFLHHLSPQGMAGFVLANGSMSSNQSGEGEIRKALVEADVVDCMVALPGQLFYATQIPACVWLLTRDKSGRGRGRARQGEVLFIDGRRLGHRVDRTHLELTDADVQRVVGSYHAWRGEPGAARYADVPGFCRAVSREEIFAQDSSLNPGRYVGAEEGASESGREPFSELMPRLVSEMERHITEAHQLEQEIRESLRRLGHGG is encoded by the coding sequence ATGGCGAACCGGGGCGAGCGGAGCTTCGAGGACACACTCTGGGAGGCGGCGGACAAGCTGCGCAACAATCTGGACGCGGCCGAGTACAAGCACGTCGTCCTGGGGCTCGTCTTCCTCAAGTCCATCGGCGAGGCCTTCGATGCGGACCAGGTGCCTCAGGAGGCGCGCTGGCGGGAGCTGGCCCAGGGCGCGCGGCAACCCGACATCGGCGCGCGGGTGGACGCGGCGATGGCGGCCCTCGAGCGGCACCACTCGAACCTCCAGGGCGCGCTGCCACAGGGCTATGCGCGGCCGACGCTCGAGCCTCGGACGCTGGGAGCGCTCGTGGAGCTGGTGGACACCATCGGCCTGGGAGACTCGGAGAGCCGGGGCAAGGACATCCTCGGCCGCGTGTACGAGTTCTTCCTGTCCAGGTTCGCCCGCGCGGAGGGCAAGAACGGTGGACAGTTCTACACGCCCAAGTCGGTGGTGAAACTGCTGGTGGAGCTGCTGGCCCCGTATCAGGGGCGGGTCTATGACCCGTGCTGTGGCTCGGGCGGGATGTTCGTGCAGAGCGAGCGGTTCCTGGAGGAGCACGGCGGCAAGCGGGGAGACATCTCCGTCTACGGGCAGGAGTCGAACCCGACGACGTGGCGGCTGGCGAGGATGAACCTGACCCACCGGGGGCTGGAGCACGACCTGGGCCCGAAGCCCGCTGACAGCCTGCACGAGGACCTGCACCCGGAGTTGAAGGCGGACTACATCCTGGCCAACCCCCCGTTCAACGTGAGCGACTGGGGCGGAGAGCGGCTGCGCGAGGACGCACGCTGGGCGTACGGGGTGCCGCCGGTGGGCAACGCGAACTTCGCGTGGGTGCAGCACTTCCTCCACCACCTGTCTCCCCAGGGCATGGCGGGCTTCGTGCTGGCCAATGGCTCGATGTCCTCGAACCAGTCGGGCGAGGGGGAGATTCGCAAGGCCCTCGTCGAGGCGGACGTGGTGGACTGCATGGTGGCGCTGCCGGGCCAGCTCTTCTACGCGACGCAGATTCCGGCCTGTGTGTGGCTGCTGACGCGTGACAAGAGCGGACGGGGGCGGGGCCGCGCGCGCCAGGGCGAGGTGCTCTTCATCGACGGGCGCCGGCTGGGGCACCGGGTGGACCGGACCCACCTGGAGCTCACCGACGCGGACGTCCAACGCGTGGTGGGTAGCTATCACGCCTGGCGCGGCGAGCCGGGAGCTGCGCGGTACGCGGACGTGCCCGGGTTCTGCCGGGCCGTGTCACGGGAGGAGATCTTCGCCCAGGACTCCTCCCTCAACCCCGGGCGCTACGTGGGCGCGGAGGAAGGCGCGAGCGAGTCGGGGCGAGAGCCGTTCTCGGAGCTGATGCCCCGACTCGTCTCCGAGATGGAGCGGCACATCACCGAGGCCCACCAGCTGGAGCAGGAGATCCGCGAGAGCCTGCGGAGGCTGGGACATGGCGGCTGA
- a CDS encoding amidohydrolase family protein, producing MKRLPLFPCFVVLLVTGVLSARAQTPPPAVRHDPQPPKEKDPAVQAASATQVDGGMPTPTPGTPDAGVEWSVNAPGFPATEVPLDVTEGTWMSLDVSPRGDEIVFDLLGDLYTLPIAGGEAKPLSTGVAWDMQPRYSPDGKSIAFTSDRGGGDNLWVMKRDGTDAQPVTQEKFRLLNSPAWSPDGQYLVGRKHFTSRRSLGAGEMWLYHRSGGEGVQLTERPTEQKDVGEPVFSPDGRYLYFSQDVTPGRVFEYNKDANGQIYAIQRLDLETREISPFVSGPGGSVRPTPSPDGKSLAFVRRVRDQSVLYVADVASGAERALFDGLDRDMQETWAIHGVYPTMAWTPDSKSLVFWAQGKLHRLEVATKRVTPIPFRVKGTRTVFEALRFPQQVAPERFPVKMLRWVQVSPQGDRVVYQALGHLYVRELPNGTPRRLTRQTEHFEMSPSFSRDGRSIVYTTWDDEKYGTLRVVPSTGGEGRVVSAQPGFYLEPAFSPDGRSIVYRASGGGYLMPALWSREQGLFVIPAGGGKARRLVKDGEQPHFGARSDRVYYLAVEGGEKEDKRELRSIGLDASEQRTHLTSAEVLTYRVSPDEKWVAFRENFNAYVMPLPRGGKAAAASKDSKALPVSKVSKDSGEYLHWSGDSKRLHWALGPELFTRELREAFLFVEGAPEKLPEVAEHGRNISFEATTDVPGGAVALVGGRVITMRGEEVIEDGVVVVRGNRILAVGKMGQVRVPEGTKVVDVRGKTLMPGLVDVHWHGPMGSDGFLPEQSWINYASLAFGVTTLHDPSNSTGEIFAASELGKAGRVVAPRIYSTGTILYGAAGVGYKAPIETLEDARSHLRRMKAVGAFSVKSYNQPRRDQRQKVLQAARELQMMVVPEGGSLFHHNMAMVVDGHTGVEHSLPVARVYADVLQLWSKSKSGYTPTLGVAYGGLNGEVYWYGKTNVWENSRLMSFVPRRVIDAASRRRQIAPDTEYNHFAVAKAARELNDAGVSVQLGAHGQREGLAAHWELWMFGQGGMKPLQALRAGTLSGARYLGLDQDIGSLEAGKLADLIVLDKNPLEDLRNTDSVRFTMVNGRLFDAATMNEVGNQSRVRAKFFFEREGGDAWAPGLSLTVEED from the coding sequence GTGAAACGACTGCCGCTCTTTCCCTGCTTCGTCGTGCTCCTCGTCACTGGCGTGCTCTCCGCCCGCGCGCAGACGCCGCCGCCCGCCGTGCGGCATGATCCGCAGCCTCCCAAGGAGAAGGACCCCGCCGTCCAGGCCGCCTCCGCCACCCAGGTGGATGGGGGCATGCCGACGCCAACGCCGGGAACTCCGGACGCGGGCGTGGAGTGGAGCGTCAACGCTCCAGGCTTCCCCGCCACCGAGGTGCCCCTCGACGTGACCGAGGGCACGTGGATGAGCCTCGACGTGAGCCCGCGTGGAGATGAGATTGTCTTCGACCTGCTGGGCGACCTCTACACGCTGCCCATCGCGGGCGGCGAGGCGAAGCCACTGTCCACGGGCGTCGCCTGGGACATGCAGCCGCGCTACAGCCCGGACGGCAAGTCCATCGCCTTCACGAGCGACCGGGGTGGCGGCGACAACCTCTGGGTGATGAAGCGCGATGGCACGGATGCGCAGCCGGTGACGCAAGAGAAGTTCCGCCTGCTCAACAGCCCGGCCTGGTCTCCGGATGGCCAGTACCTCGTGGGGCGCAAGCACTTCACCTCGCGGCGCTCGCTGGGCGCGGGTGAGATGTGGCTCTACCACCGCTCGGGCGGCGAGGGCGTGCAGCTCACCGAGCGCCCCACCGAGCAGAAGGACGTAGGCGAGCCGGTGTTCTCTCCGGACGGCCGCTACCTCTACTTCAGCCAGGACGTCACCCCCGGCCGGGTGTTCGAGTACAACAAGGACGCCAACGGGCAGATCTACGCCATCCAGCGGCTGGACCTGGAGACGCGGGAGATTTCACCGTTCGTCTCCGGGCCGGGCGGCTCGGTGCGGCCCACGCCTTCGCCCGACGGCAAGTCGCTGGCCTTCGTGCGGCGCGTGCGTGACCAGAGCGTGCTCTATGTGGCGGATGTGGCCTCGGGCGCCGAGCGCGCGCTGTTCGATGGGCTCGACCGAGACATGCAGGAGACATGGGCCATCCACGGCGTGTACCCGACGATGGCGTGGACGCCGGACAGCAAGTCCCTGGTGTTCTGGGCCCAGGGCAAGCTGCACCGCCTGGAGGTGGCCACCAAGCGTGTCACCCCGATTCCCTTCCGCGTGAAGGGCACGCGCACCGTGTTCGAGGCCCTGCGCTTCCCGCAGCAGGTGGCTCCCGAGCGCTTCCCGGTGAAGATGCTGCGCTGGGTGCAGGTGTCTCCGCAGGGCGACCGCGTGGTGTACCAGGCGCTGGGGCACCTGTACGTGCGCGAGCTGCCCAACGGCACCCCGCGCCGGCTGACGCGACAGACGGAGCACTTCGAGATGTCGCCGTCGTTCTCTCGGGATGGGCGCTCCATCGTCTACACGACGTGGGACGATGAGAAGTACGGCACCCTCCGCGTGGTGCCGTCCACGGGCGGTGAGGGCCGGGTGGTCAGCGCCCAACCGGGCTTCTACCTGGAGCCGGCGTTCTCTCCGGACGGGCGCTCCATCGTCTATCGCGCCTCGGGGGGTGGTTACCTGATGCCCGCGCTGTGGAGCCGCGAGCAGGGCCTGTTCGTCATCCCCGCGGGAGGCGGCAAGGCGCGGCGGCTGGTGAAGGACGGCGAGCAGCCGCACTTCGGCGCGCGCTCGGACCGGGTGTACTACCTGGCGGTGGAGGGCGGCGAGAAGGAGGACAAGCGCGAGCTGCGCAGCATCGGCCTGGACGCGAGCGAGCAGCGCACGCACCTGACCAGCGCCGAGGTGCTCACCTACCGCGTCTCTCCGGATGAGAAGTGGGTGGCGTTCCGGGAGAACTTCAACGCCTACGTCATGCCGCTGCCTCGCGGAGGCAAGGCGGCGGCGGCCAGCAAGGACAGCAAGGCGCTGCCGGTGTCGAAGGTGTCCAAGGACTCGGGCGAGTACCTGCACTGGTCCGGAGACTCGAAGCGGCTGCACTGGGCGCTGGGGCCCGAGCTGTTCACGCGTGAGCTGCGCGAGGCGTTCCTCTTCGTGGAGGGCGCTCCGGAGAAGCTGCCCGAGGTCGCGGAGCACGGCCGGAACATCTCCTTCGAGGCGACGACGGATGTGCCGGGTGGCGCGGTGGCGCTGGTGGGCGGCCGCGTCATCACCATGCGCGGGGAAGAGGTGATTGAAGACGGCGTGGTGGTGGTGCGCGGCAACCGCATCCTGGCGGTGGGCAAGATGGGCCAGGTGCGCGTGCCCGAGGGGACGAAGGTGGTGGACGTGCGCGGCAAGACGCTGATGCCGGGCCTGGTGGACGTGCATTGGCACGGGCCGATGGGCTCGGACGGGTTCCTGCCGGAGCAGAGCTGGATCAACTACGCCTCGCTGGCGTTCGGAGTGACGACGCTGCACGACCCGTCCAACTCGACGGGGGAGATCTTCGCGGCGAGCGAGCTGGGCAAGGCGGGGCGGGTTGTCGCGCCGCGCATCTACTCCACGGGCACCATCCTCTATGGCGCGGCGGGCGTGGGGTACAAGGCGCCCATCGAGACGCTGGAGGATGCGCGCTCGCACCTGCGGCGCATGAAGGCGGTGGGGGCCTTCAGCGTGAAGAGCTACAACCAGCCGCGGCGCGACCAGCGGCAGAAGGTGCTCCAGGCGGCGCGCGAGCTGCAGATGATGGTGGTGCCGGAGGGCGGCTCGCTCTTCCACCACAACATGGCCATGGTGGTGGATGGGCACACCGGCGTGGAGCACTCGCTGCCGGTGGCGCGCGTCTACGCGGACGTGCTGCAGCTGTGGAGCAAAAGCAAGTCCGGCTACACGCCGACGCTGGGCGTGGCGTACGGCGGGCTCAACGGCGAGGTGTACTGGTACGGGAAGACGAACGTCTGGGAGAACTCGCGGCTGATGTCGTTCGTGCCTCGGCGCGTGATTGATGCGGCGAGCCGGCGTCGGCAGATCGCCCCGGACACGGAGTACAACCACTTCGCGGTGGCGAAGGCGGCGCGCGAGCTCAATGACGCGGGGGTGAGCGTGCAGCTGGGCGCGCACGGACAGCGCGAGGGCCTGGCGGCGCACTGGGAGCTGTGGATGTTCGGCCAGGGCGGGATGAAGCCGCTGCAGGCGCTGCGGGCGGGCACGCTGTCGGGTGCGCGCTACCTGGGACTGGACCAGGACATCGGCTCGCTGGAGGCGGGGAAGCTGGCGGACCTCATCGTCCTGGACAAGAACCCGCTGGAGGACCTGCGCAACACGGACTCGGTGCGCTTCACGATGGTGAACGGGCGGCTGTTCGACGCGGCGACGATGAACGAGGTGGGCAACCAGTCGCGTGTGCGCGCGAAGTTCTTCTTCGAGCGCGAGGGCGGCGATGCCTGGGCGCCGGGCCTGTCACTGACGGTGGAAGAGGACTGA
- a CDS encoding restriction endonuclease subunit S — protein sequence MAAEAWKRTTVEQLVRAGALAINDGYRAKNLELGEPGVPFARAGNIDQGFDFSDADCLREEHLSRVGEKGSRPGDVVFTSKGTVGRLAFVRPETPRFVYSPQLCFWRVKEPRVLDSRFLFYWMRGEEFSRQVDAVKGQTDITDYVSLKEQRRMHLTLPPLAEQRAIAEILGTLDDRILVGQRLIHTLESMIQALFRYWFVDFEPVRARAAGQGPELPSPELAKLFPAALTAHGLPVGWSRNSLGGLLPGANCVLTGPFGSLLHASDYRAEGVPLIQVGDVNDGRVRGQGLLRVGAHKVPALERYRLREGDLVFTRVGAVGRSAHVPAHQAGWMISGQMLRVRLPTHGPLHPRYLAQVYRQDAFLSQVEGYALGTTRPSLNTALLEALPFLVPSRTVQDAFAARVAPLDQRVWKELDARVVFEALRDTLIPELLSGRRRVSEAQAAIAAHG from the coding sequence ATGGCGGCTGAGGCCTGGAAGCGCACCACCGTCGAGCAGCTCGTGCGTGCCGGTGCGCTCGCCATCAACGACGGGTACCGCGCGAAGAACCTCGAGCTGGGCGAGCCGGGGGTACCCTTCGCGCGCGCGGGCAACATCGACCAGGGCTTCGACTTCTCCGACGCGGACTGCCTGCGCGAGGAGCACCTCTCCCGCGTGGGCGAGAAGGGGTCCCGGCCCGGAGATGTCGTCTTCACCTCCAAGGGGACCGTGGGACGGCTGGCGTTCGTGCGGCCGGAGACGCCGCGCTTCGTCTACTCGCCGCAGCTGTGCTTCTGGCGCGTGAAGGAGCCGCGCGTACTCGACAGCCGGTTCCTCTTCTATTGGATGCGGGGCGAGGAGTTCTCCCGGCAGGTGGACGCCGTCAAAGGCCAGACGGATATCACCGACTACGTGAGTCTGAAGGAGCAGCGGCGGATGCACCTCACGCTGCCGCCCTTGGCCGAGCAGCGCGCCATCGCGGAGATCCTGGGCACCCTCGATGACCGAATCCTCGTGGGGCAGCGGTTGATCCACACCCTGGAGTCCATGATCCAGGCCCTTTTCCGGTACTGGTTCGTGGACTTCGAGCCGGTGCGCGCCCGGGCCGCGGGCCAGGGACCCGAGCTCCCGAGCCCCGAGCTGGCGAAGCTGTTCCCGGCGGCCCTCACCGCCCACGGCCTGCCAGTGGGGTGGAGTCGCAACAGCCTGGGAGGACTGCTCCCGGGCGCCAACTGCGTGCTGACAGGTCCGTTCGGCAGTCTCTTGCACGCCTCGGATTACCGCGCGGAGGGCGTGCCCCTCATCCAGGTGGGGGACGTGAACGACGGTCGCGTGCGGGGCCAGGGGCTGCTTCGCGTGGGTGCCCACAAGGTCCCCGCGCTGGAGCGCTATCGGCTGCGCGAGGGGGACCTCGTCTTCACCCGCGTGGGCGCGGTGGGCAGGTCCGCCCATGTGCCGGCGCACCAGGCCGGATGGATGATCTCCGGGCAGATGCTGCGCGTGCGCCTGCCGACGCATGGACCCCTGCACCCGCGCTACCTCGCGCAGGTGTACCGGCAGGACGCCTTCCTCTCCCAGGTGGAGGGCTATGCCCTGGGCACGACACGGCCTTCCCTGAATACCGCGCTACTCGAGGCCCTGCCCTTTCTCGTGCCTTCGCGCACCGTGCAGGACGCGTTCGCCGCCCGTGTGGCGCCGCTCGACCAGCGCGTGTGGAAGGAGCTGGACGCGCGCGTGGTTTTCGAGGCTTTGCGGGACACCCTGATCCCCGAGCTGCTCTCGGGCCGGCGGCGCGTTTCAGAGGCCCAAGCCGCCATCGCCGCCCATGGATGA
- a CDS encoding MDR family MFS transporter yields the protein MAPPAAALPAFTRSQKGFTLAGALLGLLLAALDQTIVATAGPAIQVDLGIPASLYPWLTTAYLVASTVMVPLWGKLSDLFGRKATLAAGILIFLTGSFLCGVAWNTLSLIIFRAVQGLGSAALFTSAFAVVADLFPPAERGKYQGLFGAVFGISSVVGPLVGGFLTDHFGWHWVFFVNLPVGALALGVIFLRMPALRPPGTGKPRLDLAGAACLVLVVVPLLLALSLGRSHVAPGEPGFAWSSWQVLGLFALSAVGVGLFLMAEARAAEPVLDLRLFRDRTFAMGNLAVFIIGAAFLSAFTFLPLYMVNVLELSATRSGLTITPLTLGVVAGNVLSGQLVARVGRYRVLMLASLAVLSGAFTLMGFTLSPDSSQSTVTAKMVLMGLGMGPSIPLYTLAIQNSVQPRQMGVATASATFFRQLGMTVGVALMGMVFASSLSSGLRAGTAQALEGAPAELRAQLPLHTPGAVGEGATPGQVFHAGEVKTRLRASFEARRQQAVGEGTEARARLETEEQQALATVERVGRAIKEAFTRATSSVYRVCILVALLALAVTVLLPERPLRKGHAPPAPVSE from the coding sequence ATGGCTCCGCCGGCCGCAGCCCTCCCTGCCTTCACCCGCTCCCAGAAGGGCTTCACCCTGGCGGGGGCGCTGCTGGGGCTGCTGCTGGCCGCGTTGGATCAAACCATCGTCGCCACCGCCGGCCCCGCCATCCAAGTGGACCTGGGCATCCCCGCCTCGCTCTACCCGTGGCTCACCACCGCGTACCTGGTGGCCTCCACGGTGATGGTGCCGCTGTGGGGCAAGCTGTCGGACCTGTTCGGGCGCAAGGCCACGCTCGCGGCGGGCATCCTCATCTTCCTGACGGGCAGCTTCCTGTGCGGCGTGGCGTGGAACACGCTGAGCCTCATCATCTTCCGCGCGGTGCAGGGGCTGGGCAGCGCGGCGCTCTTCACCAGCGCCTTCGCCGTGGTGGCCGACCTGTTCCCTCCCGCCGAGCGCGGCAAGTACCAGGGCCTGTTCGGCGCCGTGTTCGGCATCTCCAGCGTGGTGGGGCCGCTGGTGGGCGGATTTCTCACGGACCACTTCGGCTGGCACTGGGTCTTCTTCGTGAACCTGCCCGTGGGCGCGCTGGCGCTCGGTGTCATCTTCCTGCGCATGCCCGCGCTGCGGCCGCCGGGCACGGGCAAGCCTCGGTTGGACCTGGCGGGCGCGGCGTGTCTGGTGCTGGTGGTGGTGCCGTTGCTGCTGGCCCTCAGCCTGGGGCGGAGCCACGTGGCGCCGGGCGAGCCGGGCTTCGCGTGGAGCTCGTGGCAGGTGCTGGGCCTGTTCGCGCTGTCGGCCGTGGGCGTGGGGCTCTTCCTCATGGCCGAGGCCCGCGCCGCCGAGCCCGTGCTGGACTTGCGGCTGTTCCGGGACCGGACGTTCGCGATGGGCAACCTGGCGGTGTTCATCATCGGCGCGGCGTTCCTCTCGGCCTTCACGTTCCTGCCGCTCTACATGGTGAACGTGCTGGAGCTGTCGGCCACGCGCTCGGGGCTCACCATCACCCCGCTGACGCTGGGCGTGGTGGCGGGCAATGTGCTGTCCGGGCAGTTGGTGGCGCGCGTGGGTCGCTACCGGGTGCTGATGCTGGCCTCGCTCGCGGTGCTCAGCGGGGCGTTCACGCTCATGGGCTTCACGCTGTCGCCGGACTCCTCGCAGTCGACGGTGACGGCGAAGATGGTGCTCATGGGGCTGGGGATGGGCCCTTCCATCCCGCTCTACACGCTGGCGATTCAGAACTCGGTGCAGCCGAGGCAGATGGGGGTGGCCACGGCCTCGGCGACGTTCTTCCGACAGCTCGGCATGACGGTGGGGGTGGCGCTGATGGGCATGGTGTTCGCGAGTTCGCTCTCCAGCGGGCTGCGCGCTGGCACCGCCCAGGCCCTGGAGGGAGCGCCCGCGGAACTGCGCGCGCAGTTGCCCCTGCACACTCCGGGAGCCGTGGGCGAAGGCGCCACACCCGGGCAGGTGTTCCACGCGGGAGAGGTGAAGACGCGGCTGCGCGCCTCCTTCGAGGCCCGGCGGCAACAGGCTGTCGGGGAGGGCACGGAGGCACGCGCGCGGCTCGAGACAGAGGAGCAACAAGCGCTGGCCACGGTGGAGCGAGTGGGCCGGGCCATCAAGGAGGCGTTCACCCGGGCCACCTCGTCGGTGTACCGGGTGTGCATCCTCGTGGCGCTGCTGGCTCTCGCGGTGACGGTGCTGCTGCCGGAGCGTCCGTTGCGCAAGGGCCATGCGCCCCCTGCGCCCGTGAGCGAATAG
- a CDS encoding M20/M25/M40 family metallo-hydrolase, with translation MSTFLLPSTLMASLLAATPQPSPASAPTAAQLQVAERLVGPALSEGHAWTRLAEITDGIGPRLSGSEGAEAAVQWALRSFKADGVKAWTEPVKVPRWVRGEERAELLSSERFRGRPLTVMALGGSGATPVEGVTGEVVEVFSLEELATLGERVKGRIVLFNHTMEKPEDYGRFASLRSRGPALAAKAGAVATLVRSLATASLNTPHTGATRFEDGIAPIPAASVTVEDAELLHRLLAGGGPVRVKLVLGCKELPEADSFNVVAEVKGREKPEEIILLGAHLDSWDVGTGAHDDGAGVVMVMEAARLLAKQKPAPRRTVRVVLFMNEENGLRGAKAYAEAHAAELPRHVAALEMDAGGGKPLGVSLRAGEGAAELVRPWLSPLVGVGSGNLLAQEAGGADLTPLLPARVPFFGVRQDGTHYFDVHHTHADTLDKVEPEALAKSTAAVAWMAYVMAEMPGVLPRPPAPPAPAAPAAGPVKSSGH, from the coding sequence ATGTCCACCTTCCTCCTGCCCTCCACGTTGATGGCGAGCCTCCTGGCCGCCACCCCTCAGCCTTCCCCGGCAAGCGCACCCACCGCGGCGCAACTCCAGGTCGCCGAGCGGCTCGTGGGCCCGGCGCTCTCCGAGGGCCATGCCTGGACCCGCCTCGCCGAAATCACCGACGGCATCGGCCCGCGTCTGTCCGGCTCCGAGGGAGCCGAGGCCGCCGTGCAGTGGGCCCTCCGCTCCTTCAAGGCCGATGGCGTGAAGGCGTGGACCGAGCCCGTGAAGGTCCCCCGCTGGGTGCGCGGTGAGGAGCGCGCCGAGCTGCTCTCCTCCGAGCGCTTCCGGGGCCGACCGCTCACGGTGATGGCGCTGGGCGGCAGCGGAGCCACCCCCGTGGAGGGTGTCACCGGCGAGGTGGTGGAGGTGTTCTCCCTCGAGGAGCTGGCCACGCTGGGAGAGCGCGTGAAGGGCCGCATCGTCCTCTTCAACCACACCATGGAGAAGCCCGAGGACTACGGGCGCTTCGCCTCCCTGCGCTCGCGAGGCCCCGCACTGGCGGCCAAGGCCGGAGCAGTGGCGACGTTGGTGCGCTCGCTGGCCACCGCCTCGCTGAACACGCCGCACACGGGCGCCACCCGCTTCGAGGATGGGATCGCGCCCATCCCCGCCGCCTCCGTCACCGTGGAGGATGCCGAGCTGCTGCACCGGCTGCTCGCCGGAGGCGGCCCAGTCCGAGTGAAGCTGGTGCTGGGCTGCAAGGAGTTGCCCGAGGCGGACTCCTTCAACGTGGTGGCCGAGGTGAAGGGCCGCGAGAAGCCCGAGGAGATCATCCTGCTCGGCGCGCACCTGGACTCGTGGGACGTGGGCACGGGCGCGCATGACGATGGTGCCGGCGTGGTGATGGTGATGGAGGCGGCGCGGCTGCTGGCGAAGCAGAAGCCCGCGCCCCGGCGCACGGTGCGGGTGGTGCTCTTCATGAACGAGGAGAACGGGCTGCGCGGCGCGAAGGCCTATGCCGAGGCGCACGCCGCCGAGCTGCCGCGCCACGTGGCCGCGCTGGAGATGGACGCGGGCGGAGGCAAGCCCCTCGGGGTGTCGCTCCGAGCCGGTGAGGGTGCCGCGGAGCTGGTGCGGCCCTGGTTGAGCCCGCTGGTGGGCGTGGGCTCGGGGAACCTGCTCGCGCAGGAGGCGGGTGGCGCGGACCTGACGCCGCTGCTCCCCGCGCGCGTGCCCTTCTTCGGCGTGCGGCAGGACGGCACCCACTACTTCGACGTCCACCACACCCACGCGGACACGCTGGACAAGGTGGAGCCAGAGGCCCTGGCGAAGAGCACTGCGGCGGTGGCCTGGATGGCCTACGTGATGGCGGAGATGCCCGGCGTGCTGCCCCGTCCCCCCGCTCCTCCGGCGCCCGCCGCGCCCGCGGCCGGGCCCGTGAAGTCCTCGGGACACTGA